The following are from one region of the Hymenobacter sp. YIM 151858-1 genome:
- a CDS encoding ferritin-like domain-containing protein, whose amino-acid sequence MAAINSDAARAFNDLVEINKTGAKGYQEAAEGVSNPQLKSELSRLSQQRAQFASELEQQARQMGVDVTDTNTVEGVVADAAAAVHRGWINLKSAITGQNDAAILGECETGDSVALQAYETALKSQSLSGQVSSIIQKQHGEILAAKNQITQWKGANR is encoded by the coding sequence ATGGCCGCTATTAATTCTGATGCCGCCCGGGCCTTCAACGACCTGGTTGAAATCAATAAAACCGGCGCTAAAGGCTACCAAGAGGCTGCCGAAGGCGTATCGAACCCGCAACTGAAATCGGAGCTGAGCCGCCTGAGCCAGCAACGCGCCCAGTTTGCTTCGGAACTCGAGCAACAAGCCCGCCAAATGGGCGTTGATGTAACCGATACCAACACCGTAGAAGGTGTAGTGGCCGATGCCGCCGCTGCCGTTCACCGCGGTTGGATCAACCTGAAATCGGCCATTACCGGCCAAAACGACGCCGCCATTCTGGGCGAGTGCGAAACCGGCGACTCCGTAGCCCTGCAGGCTTACGAAACCGCGCTGAAGTCGCAAAGCCTATCGGGCCAGGTGTCGTCGATCATTCAAAAACAACACGGCGAAATTCTGGCTGCCAAAAACCAGATTACGCAGTGGAAAGGCGCCAACCGCTAG
- a CDS encoding PAS domain-containing sensor histidine kinase → MHEQQLQHILKHVPAGIATLLGPELKFGFVNEAMQALLGGVRANTPLAEQTGVLTPDLVQVMQQVYATGQPYIAKSHGLQLAASESEAANMRYFDIALEPLNDDHAGVQGLLIFATEVTEQAAAQQRAHELARETRRLDARLRVLTETAPQIIFTVDAAGAYEYVSPQWYYFTGQPSTADLNIVWPLLIHPDDRLRVMYQADAARKAGTGWSYEYRLRRHDGQYRWVLSRALPELHAPDKPVFWHGAVTEVHDQRELADVLRRGEAELRFLADSIPQLIWTADANGFTDYYNRHTAEYTGLSTADLGPTAWVSLLEPSEQASAARRWVHCVASGDDYEGLYRMRRHDGQYRWHIIRARQLSDERGPRWFGTCTDVDDQHRLREVLQAQYDELARTNRDLDTFVYTASHDLKQPLHNLRGLFEELRRTATFQDDEAALMLGMLDEALGQLEVTLQDLAATVQEQRQLAAPAELLDLHSVTEEVLLGLRPQVLETNADIGLDFTAAPSLLYGRANLRSVLHNLLSNALKFTNADRAPVIRITSGVSEAGTPYLRVEDNGLGMSPKHSDDGVFQVFDRQHPHIAGAGVGLYLLQRIVHSRGGHIEVKSTPTQCTRFTVYWFE, encoded by the coding sequence ATGCACGAGCAGCAACTTCAGCATATCCTCAAACACGTGCCCGCGGGCATTGCCACGCTGCTGGGCCCCGAACTCAAGTTTGGGTTCGTGAACGAGGCCATGCAGGCGTTGTTGGGCGGCGTCCGGGCCAATACACCTCTGGCGGAACAAACCGGCGTACTGACACCGGACCTGGTGCAGGTGATGCAGCAAGTGTACGCCACAGGTCAGCCCTACATTGCCAAGTCCCACGGGCTGCAACTGGCCGCTTCGGAAAGCGAAGCGGCCAACATGCGCTACTTCGACATTGCGCTGGAGCCCCTGAACGACGACCACGCGGGCGTGCAGGGGCTGCTGATTTTTGCCACGGAAGTAACCGAGCAGGCCGCCGCCCAGCAACGCGCCCACGAGCTGGCCCGCGAAACGCGCCGCCTCGACGCCCGCCTGCGGGTACTCACCGAAACCGCTCCGCAAATCATCTTCACGGTCGACGCGGCCGGTGCCTACGAGTACGTCAGCCCGCAGTGGTACTACTTCACGGGGCAGCCTTCCACGGCCGATCTGAACATCGTTTGGCCACTGCTCATCCATCCCGACGACCGGCTGCGCGTGATGTACCAGGCCGATGCCGCCCGCAAAGCCGGGACAGGCTGGAGCTACGAATACCGCCTGCGCCGCCACGATGGGCAATACCGCTGGGTGCTGAGCCGCGCCCTGCCCGAGCTGCATGCGCCCGATAAGCCGGTGTTCTGGCACGGGGCCGTTACGGAAGTGCACGACCAACGCGAGCTGGCCGATGTGCTTCGCCGTGGCGAAGCGGAGCTGCGTTTTCTGGCTGATAGCATTCCGCAGCTGATCTGGACGGCCGATGCCAACGGCTTTACGGATTACTACAACCGCCACACGGCCGAGTACACCGGCCTTTCCACCGCCGACCTAGGGCCCACGGCGTGGGTGTCGCTGCTTGAGCCGAGCGAGCAAGCCTCCGCGGCCCGCCGCTGGGTGCACTGCGTGGCCTCCGGCGACGATTACGAGGGCCTGTATCGGATGCGCCGCCACGACGGGCAGTACCGCTGGCACATCATCCGGGCGCGGCAGCTTTCCGACGAGCGCGGCCCCCGGTGGTTTGGCACTTGCACCGATGTGGACGACCAGCACCGCCTGCGCGAAGTGCTGCAAGCCCAATACGACGAGCTGGCCCGCACCAACCGCGACCTGGACACCTTCGTGTACACGGCCTCGCACGACCTGAAGCAGCCTTTGCACAATTTGCGCGGGCTCTTCGAAGAGCTTCGCCGCACGGCTACGTTTCAGGATGATGAGGCGGCCCTGATGCTCGGCATGCTCGACGAAGCCCTGGGGCAGCTGGAAGTAACCCTGCAGGACCTGGCCGCCACCGTGCAGGAGCAGCGGCAGCTGGCCGCCCCGGCCGAACTACTCGATCTGCACAGCGTAACCGAGGAGGTATTGCTGGGCCTGCGCCCGCAGGTGCTCGAAACCAACGCCGACATCGGGCTTGATTTCACCGCGGCACCTTCGTTGCTCTACGGGCGGGCCAATTTGCGCAGCGTGCTGCACAACCTCCTCAGCAACGCGCTTAAGTTTACCAACGCCGACCGTGCGCCGGTAATAAGGATCACCAGCGGCGTTTCGGAAGCTGGTACTCCGTATTTGCGCGTTGAGGACAACGGGTTAGGCATGAGCCCCAAGCATTCCGACGACGGTGTGTTTCAGGTATTCGATCGGCAGCACCCCCACATTGCCGGGGCCGGAGTTGGGTTGTACCTGTTGCAGCGAATCGTGCACTCGCGGGGTGGCCACATCGAGGTAAAGAGCACCCCCACCCAATGCACCCGCTTCACGGTTTACTGGTTCGAGTAG
- a CDS encoding DNA topoisomerase IB: MATAHTTLRPKVKKKKLAPVETDVHALYKDPAMQAELAGLRYVADNKPGITRQPGREGAFTYLDAKGQPVADEKTMARINSMVIPPAWTEVWIAPTANAHLQATGRDTKGRKQYIYHQLWDQARSLTKFSRLRAFGEKLPELRQRIRKDLGRPKLDKQKVVAVVLMLMDQSFIRVGNREYAKKNKSYGLTTLRDKHVRVEGADIRFSFVGKKGVAHDVTLHDRKLARLVQKCKEIPGQHLFQYYDADGHRQELESGDVNEYLREATGLALSAKDFRTWGGTVKMVECLESVLHQEPDLPKDKVLKKAVKDVAKNLGNTPTVCSKYYIHPQVVELFSSDKLINYLRRHDADPAENDLLSPTEHLVMDMLSEV, from the coding sequence ATGGCCACCGCCCACACCACCCTGCGTCCCAAAGTCAAAAAGAAAAAGCTGGCACCCGTCGAAACCGACGTGCACGCGCTTTACAAAGACCCCGCCATGCAAGCCGAGCTGGCCGGCCTGCGCTACGTGGCCGACAACAAGCCCGGCATTACGCGCCAGCCCGGCCGCGAGGGCGCGTTCACCTACCTCGATGCCAAAGGCCAGCCCGTGGCCGATGAGAAAACCATGGCCCGCATCAACAGCATGGTGATACCGCCGGCCTGGACGGAGGTGTGGATTGCGCCCACGGCCAACGCGCACCTGCAGGCCACCGGCCGCGATACCAAAGGCCGCAAGCAGTACATCTACCACCAGCTCTGGGACCAGGCCCGCAGCCTCACCAAGTTCAGCCGCCTGCGGGCCTTCGGCGAAAAGCTGCCCGAGCTGCGCCAGCGCATCCGCAAAGACCTAGGTCGGCCGAAGCTGGATAAGCAAAAGGTGGTAGCCGTAGTGCTCATGCTGATGGATCAGTCGTTCATCAGGGTTGGCAACCGCGAGTACGCCAAGAAAAACAAGAGCTACGGCCTCACCACGCTGCGCGATAAGCACGTGCGGGTAGAGGGAGCCGATATCCGTTTCAGCTTTGTGGGCAAGAAGGGCGTGGCGCACGATGTAACCCTGCACGACCGGAAGCTGGCGCGCCTGGTGCAGAAGTGCAAGGAGATTCCCGGCCAGCACTTGTTTCAGTACTACGACGCCGACGGCCACCGGCAGGAGCTGGAATCGGGCGACGTGAATGAGTACCTGCGCGAGGCCACCGGCCTGGCCCTGTCGGCCAAGGATTTCCGCACCTGGGGCGGCACGGTGAAAATGGTGGAGTGCCTCGAAAGCGTGCTGCACCAGGAGCCCGACCTGCCCAAGGACAAGGTGCTGAAGAAAGCCGTGAAAGACGTGGCCAAAAACCTCGGCAACACGCCCACGGTGTGCTCCAAGTACTACATCCATCCGCAGGTGGTGGAGCTGTTCAGCTCGGATAAGCTCATCAACTACCTGCGCCGCCACGACGCCGACCCCGCCGAAAACGACTTGCTTTCGCCCACCGAGCACCTGGTGATGGACATGCTCTCGGAAGTTTAA
- a CDS encoding BLUF domain-containing protein, which yields MNHIIYMSRAVRPLSDQDLHVLLEQCRRDNARLNVTGILFYSHGNIAQLIEGDSEQLNPLFERISRDGRHSHVQKLADKAITERSFVGWSMAFHPLEPQGFQELTEYLLPDALPESPQSLSIADALILDLVRQAVFGKSAVFTEGLDGSYRSRPV from the coding sequence ATGAACCACATTATTTACATGAGCCGTGCCGTCCGCCCGCTGTCGGACCAGGACCTGCACGTGCTGCTTGAGCAATGTCGCCGCGACAACGCTCGCCTCAACGTCACCGGAATCCTGTTTTATAGCCACGGCAACATAGCTCAGCTGATTGAAGGCGACTCCGAGCAACTGAATCCGCTTTTCGAGCGCATTTCGCGCGACGGCAGGCACTCCCACGTGCAAAAGCTGGCCGACAAAGCCATAACGGAGCGCAGCTTCGTGGGCTGGTCGATGGCGTTTCATCCGCTTGAGCCCCAGGGTTTTCAGGAGCTAACCGAATACCTGTTGCCCGACGCGTTGCCCGAATCGCCGCAAAGCTTATCCATCGCCGACGCCCTGATTCTGGATTTGGTACGCCAGGCCGTGTTCGGCAAAAGCGCTGTTTTCACCGAGGGCCTCGACGGCTCCTACCGCAGCCGCCCCGTTTAG
- a CDS encoding DNA topoisomerase IV subunit B yields MADEQLPLAAAAPDHGYHEDSIRSLDWREHIRLRPGMYIGKLGDGSSPDDGIYILVKEVIDNSIDEHMMGYGRTIDVKITDQRVTVRDYGRGIPLGKVVDVVSKINTGGKYDSKVFQKSVGLNGVGTKAVNALSTNFVVQSVRDGQMKSAEFQGGKLISDPKPIKTSQRNGTLMSFEPDPTIFRNYRFIPDFLESQFWNYAYLNAGLTINFNGQKYHSENGLRDLLERKTDPDTIRYPVIHLKGTDIEMALTHGNDYGEEYYSFVNGQYTTQGGTHLAAFREGIVKTLREFYKKEYDATDIRASIVGAIAIRVQEPVFESQTKTKLGSIVMEPEGSVTVRNFVVDFVKEHLDNYLHKNPETAEALKKRIEQSERERKDMAGVKKLANQRAKKASLHNRKLRDCRFHFGEGKDVDKEALTTLFITEGDSASGSITKSRNVELEAVFSLRGKPLNCFGMKKKIVYENEELNLLQHALNIEEGLEGLRYNRVVIATDADVDGMHIRLLLLTFFLQFFPDLVRNGHVYILETPLFRVRNKKQTIYCYDEREKQAAIRKLGRNPEITRFKGLGEISPDEFGKFIGDNIRLEPVILQSDRSIQKLLTYYMGKNTPDRQNFIIDNLRMEKDLVAGDAPLTEETVLEAEVA; encoded by the coding sequence ATGGCTGACGAACAACTACCCCTTGCCGCTGCGGCACCCGACCACGGCTACCACGAGGATTCGATTCGCTCGCTGGATTGGCGCGAGCACATCCGCCTGCGCCCGGGTATGTACATCGGCAAGCTGGGCGACGGCTCTTCGCCCGACGATGGCATCTACATCCTCGTGAAAGAGGTGATTGACAACTCCATCGACGAGCACATGATGGGTTACGGGCGCACCATCGACGTGAAGATTACCGACCAGCGCGTAACCGTGCGCGACTACGGCCGCGGCATTCCGCTGGGCAAAGTCGTCGATGTGGTGAGCAAGATCAACACCGGCGGCAAGTACGATTCCAAGGTGTTTCAGAAGTCGGTGGGTTTGAATGGCGTGGGCACCAAAGCCGTAAACGCGCTCAGCACCAATTTTGTGGTGCAAAGCGTGCGCGACGGCCAGATGAAGTCGGCGGAGTTTCAGGGCGGCAAGCTCATCAGCGACCCGAAGCCCATCAAAACCTCGCAGCGCAACGGCACTTTGATGTCGTTTGAGCCCGACCCCACCATCTTCCGCAACTACCGCTTCATTCCGGACTTTCTGGAAAGCCAGTTCTGGAACTACGCCTACCTGAACGCGGGCCTGACCATTAACTTCAACGGCCAGAAGTACCACTCGGAAAACGGCTTGCGCGACCTGCTGGAGCGCAAAACCGACCCCGATACGATTCGCTACCCCGTCATTCACCTGAAGGGTACCGATATCGAAATGGCCCTGACGCACGGCAACGATTACGGCGAGGAGTATTATTCGTTCGTGAACGGGCAGTACACCACCCAGGGCGGCACGCACCTGGCGGCGTTCCGCGAGGGCATCGTGAAGACGCTGCGCGAGTTCTACAAGAAGGAGTACGACGCTACCGACATCCGCGCCTCGATTGTTGGTGCCATTGCCATTCGGGTGCAGGAGCCGGTGTTCGAATCGCAAACCAAAACCAAGCTGGGCTCCATCGTGATGGAGCCGGAGGGCTCGGTTACGGTGCGCAACTTCGTGGTCGACTTCGTGAAGGAGCACCTCGACAACTACCTGCACAAAAACCCCGAAACGGCCGAGGCGCTGAAAAAGCGCATCGAGCAGAGCGAGCGGGAGCGGAAGGACATGGCGGGCGTGAAAAAGCTGGCCAACCAGCGCGCCAAAAAAGCCAGCCTGCACAACCGCAAGCTGCGCGACTGCCGCTTCCACTTCGGCGAAGGCAAGGACGTTGACAAAGAGGCCCTCACGACCTTGTTCATCACCGAGGGCGACTCCGCTTCGGGCTCTATTACCAAGAGCCGCAACGTGGAGCTGGAGGCCGTGTTCAGCCTGCGCGGCAAGCCGCTGAACTGCTTCGGCATGAAGAAGAAAATCGTTTACGAAAACGAGGAGCTCAACCTGCTGCAGCACGCCCTCAACATTGAGGAAGGCCTGGAAGGCTTGCGCTACAACCGCGTGGTAATTGCCACCGACGCCGACGTCGACGGCATGCACATCCGCTTGTTGCTGCTCACGTTCTTCCTGCAGTTTTTCCCTGATCTGGTGCGCAACGGCCACGTTTACATTCTGGAGACGCCGCTGTTCCGGGTGCGCAACAAAAAGCAGACGATTTACTGCTACGACGAGCGCGAAAAGCAGGCCGCCATCCGCAAGCTGGGCCGCAACCCCGAAATCACGCGCTTCAAGGGCCTGGGTGAAATTTCGCCCGACGAGTTCGGCAAGTTCATCGGCGACAACATCCGCCTGGAGCCCGTGATTCTGCAGTCGGACCGCTCGATTCAGAAGCTGCTGACGTACTACATGGGCAAAAACACGCCCGACCGCCAGAACTTCATCATCGACAACCTGCGCATGGAGAAGGACCTGGTGGCTGGCGATGCGCCGCTAACCGAGGAAACCGTGCTGGAAGCCGAGGTGGCGTAA
- a CDS encoding M48 family metalloprotease: protein MFRRSFFRLYLLGALAFSLGAATSSCTDENGNPVLFSVDDDKALGEQVARQTDSTYRAKGQLLERTNPRNARAYQLLDGVVNRVLNSGQLQYRNEFPWDVKIIKDDQIQNAFATPGGHIYVFTGLIKYLDNESQLAGVLGHEIAHADRRHTSRQLQNQYGINLLLSVVLGENPSQVAQIAAGLGQLKFSRDFEREADEFSVVYLNGTGHYNCNGTAGFFEKAQAEGQASGPEFLSTHPDPGSRVQAINAKATELNCTNRNVNNNSFQELKSIL, encoded by the coding sequence ATGTTCCGACGCTCTTTTTTCCGCCTATACCTGCTCGGTGCCCTGGCTTTTTCCCTAGGTGCCGCTACCTCTTCCTGCACCGATGAGAACGGCAACCCGGTGCTGTTCAGCGTCGACGACGACAAAGCCCTGGGCGAACAGGTTGCCCGCCAAACCGACTCGACGTACCGCGCCAAAGGCCAGCTGCTCGAGCGCACCAACCCGCGCAACGCCCGCGCCTACCAGCTGCTCGATGGCGTAGTAAACCGGGTGCTGAACTCGGGCCAGCTGCAGTACCGCAACGAGTTTCCGTGGGATGTCAAGATTATCAAAGACGACCAGATTCAGAACGCCTTTGCCACGCCCGGCGGCCACATTTACGTGTTTACGGGCCTGATTAAGTACCTCGACAACGAAAGCCAGCTGGCCGGCGTGCTGGGCCACGAAATTGCCCACGCCGACCGCCGCCACACCTCCCGCCAGCTCCAGAACCAGTACGGCATCAACCTGCTGCTGAGCGTGGTGCTGGGCGAAAACCCCAGCCAGGTAGCGCAAATTGCCGCCGGCCTCGGCCAGCTGAAATTCAGCCGCGATTTTGAGCGCGAAGCCGACGAGTTTTCGGTGGTGTACCTCAACGGCACCGGCCACTACAACTGCAACGGCACGGCGGGCTTCTTCGAGAAAGCGCAGGCCGAAGGCCAGGCCAGCGGCCCCGAGTTCCTGAGCACCCACCCCGACCCGGGCTCCCGCGTGCAGGCCATCAACGCCAAAGCCACGGAGCTGAACTGCACCAACCGCAACGTCAACAACAACAGCTTTCAGGAGTTGAAAAGCATACTGTAA
- a CDS encoding carboxylesterase family protein has protein sequence MGTTPRNAAVLATLCGLLLLAQAVAARPRETGFLNRALQHNGVMYRYQVYVPADFYRRKGKWPVVLFLHGAGERGTDGLQQTQVGLPASIRKHLERWPAVVVVPQCPAEQYWTMPAMYQMALATLDKTVREFRGDAQRLYLTGLSMGGYGAWKIAATYPGKFAAVVPICGGAVLPAVLKANDAPNPALYGQLAQAIGRTAPVWAFHGALDPVVPVTETRQLVAALQAAGGTVQYTEYPEAGHDSWTAAYDDPALPQWLFQQQLPRARK, from the coding sequence ATGGGAACCACGCCCCGAAATGCCGCCGTGCTGGCCACGCTGTGCGGCTTGTTGCTACTGGCACAGGCGGTTGCGGCCCGCCCACGCGAAACCGGCTTCCTGAACCGCGCGCTGCAGCACAACGGCGTTATGTACCGCTACCAGGTGTACGTGCCCGCCGATTTTTACCGGCGCAAAGGCAAGTGGCCGGTGGTGCTGTTTCTGCACGGCGCCGGCGAGCGTGGCACCGATGGCCTGCAACAAACCCAGGTGGGGCTGCCGGCCAGCATCCGCAAGCACCTGGAGCGCTGGCCCGCCGTGGTGGTGGTGCCGCAGTGCCCCGCCGAGCAGTACTGGACGATGCCCGCCATGTACCAGATGGCCCTGGCCACCCTCGATAAAACCGTGCGCGAGTTTCGCGGCGATGCGCAGCGCCTCTACCTCACGGGCCTTTCGATGGGCGGGTACGGCGCCTGGAAAATAGCCGCCACCTACCCCGGCAAGTTTGCGGCCGTGGTACCCATTTGCGGCGGGGCCGTGCTGCCCGCTGTGCTCAAGGCCAACGATGCGCCCAACCCCGCGCTGTACGGGCAGCTGGCCCAAGCCATTGGCCGCACGGCGCCGGTGTGGGCCTTCCACGGCGCCCTCGATCCGGTGGTGCCCGTAACCGAAACCCGGCAGCTGGTGGCGGCCTTGCAGGCTGCGGGCGGCACCGTGCAGTACACCGAGTACCCCGAGGCCGGCCACGACTCCTGGACGGCCGCCTACGACGACCCCGCCTTGCCCCAATGGCTCTTTCAGCAGCAACTACCTAGGGCCCGGAAATAA
- a CDS encoding AI-2E family transporter translates to MPQTTHNFPGHPTPVKPPEIKWPPAVLYSMILLGLVLLVYSLRVLDGVLLPILFSGLLSLLLLPLCRRLEGWGMPRLLAIILCILLIFVFVAGLVYLFGSQIVQFREELPKLQVKLAEYFDQVQQFLSRKFGMQPVSKDQLIDQSIDSVKKKAGGYLGTTINTTTGVLSVLALVPIYIFCFLYYRDHLRQFLFRFVSPDKRKEALNTLDGVQTVVQAYITGLLTVIVIVAVLNAIGLLVLGVKYAIFFAVFASVLAVIPYIGIAIGATLPALITLVETGSVPRALAVVGVFLVVQFLEGNFITPTITGSKVSINPMAAIIALILGGELWGTPGMILSIPLIAVLKVFMDAYKPLEPFGFLLGDVANGQDNQTQGALEGDPGKPKGFRGFFNKLVGKS, encoded by the coding sequence ATGCCTCAAACTACCCACAACTTTCCTGGGCACCCGACACCGGTTAAGCCCCCCGAAATAAAATGGCCTCCGGCGGTGCTCTACAGCATGATTCTGCTTGGGCTGGTGCTGCTTGTGTACTCGTTGCGGGTGCTCGACGGCGTTTTGCTGCCGATTTTGTTTTCGGGCCTGCTTTCGCTGCTGCTGTTGCCCCTTTGCCGCCGGCTCGAGGGCTGGGGCATGCCGCGTTTGCTGGCTATTATCCTGTGCATACTCCTGATCTTCGTGTTTGTGGCCGGGTTGGTTTACCTGTTCGGCTCGCAGATTGTGCAGTTTCGGGAGGAGCTGCCCAAGCTGCAGGTTAAGCTGGCCGAGTACTTCGATCAGGTGCAGCAGTTTCTGAGCCGCAAGTTTGGCATGCAGCCCGTCAGCAAAGACCAGCTCATCGATCAGTCCATCGACTCGGTTAAGAAAAAGGCCGGCGGCTACCTGGGTACCACCATCAACACCACCACCGGGGTGCTAAGCGTGTTGGCTTTGGTGCCGATTTATATTTTCTGTTTTCTGTACTACCGCGACCACCTGCGGCAGTTTCTGTTCCGGTTTGTATCGCCCGATAAGCGCAAGGAAGCCCTGAACACCCTCGACGGCGTGCAAACCGTGGTGCAGGCTTACATCACCGGCCTGCTGACGGTAATTGTAATTGTGGCCGTGCTCAACGCCATCGGGCTGCTGGTGCTGGGCGTTAAGTATGCCATTTTCTTCGCGGTATTCGCCTCGGTGCTGGCCGTCATTCCTTACATCGGCATTGCCATCGGGGCCACGTTGCCGGCGCTTATCACCTTGGTTGAAACCGGCTCGGTGCCCCGGGCCCTTGCTGTGGTGGGTGTGTTTCTGGTGGTGCAGTTTCTTGAAGGCAACTTTATTACGCCCACCATCACGGGTTCCAAAGTGAGCATCAACCCCATGGCGGCCATCATCGCGCTTATTCTGGGTGGCGAGCTGTGGGGCACTCCGGGCATGATTCTTTCGATTCCGCTGATAGCGGTGCTGAAGGTGTTTATGGATGCTTACAAGCCCCTCGAGCCGTTTGGGTTTCTGCTAGGTGATGTTGCCAACGGCCAGGACAACCAAACCCAAGGCGCGCTGGAGGGCGACCCAGGCAAGCCCAAAGGCTTCCGCGGCTTCTTCAACAAGCTCGTGGGCAAAAGTTAA
- a CDS encoding exonuclease domain-containing protein: MYAIIDLETTGGQPTQDRITEIAIFIHDGEKVVDSYTTLLNPGRPIPFYIQQLTGITDEMVRDAPQFHEVAKKVVQMTEGCVFVAHNVRFDYSFLKKEFADLGYTYSRKTLCTVRLSRSLIPGQPSYSLGKLCANIGIELNNRHRAFGDAEATAILFDRLLKISQVAEAPGYEAAAPADKLAAVDAAAPSGRPQKQPAPRKVAAVQQAIRTALLPPLITPEKVASLPQEAGVYYFHDEHGEVIYVGKSINIYKRIQQHFAVDYKSRKSLEFKNSIADITWELTGSELVALLHESAEIKRLKPQYNRAQRRSVFPAGIYLRVDENGYKRLYYGRADARNSEIPIIALGNQFKAKGFLYHKVAKYNLCQKMCDLYKTTSSCFDFQVHRCKGACVGLEPPEEYNARVDEAIESITYEHQTFVIIGQGRRAGERSVVVIEHGRYLGFGYIDETFTARRFEAFKDVIKSQVDNKDVQQIIRQYMRSKHKDKVKVFA; this comes from the coding sequence TTGTACGCCATCATCGACCTAGAAACCACCGGGGGCCAGCCCACGCAGGACCGCATCACCGAAATAGCCATTTTCATTCACGATGGCGAGAAGGTGGTCGATTCCTACACCACCCTGCTCAACCCCGGCCGTCCGATCCCCTTCTACATCCAACAGCTCACGGGCATCACCGACGAGATGGTGCGCGATGCCCCGCAGTTTCATGAGGTAGCCAAGAAGGTGGTGCAAATGACGGAGGGCTGCGTGTTCGTGGCCCACAACGTGCGCTTCGATTACTCTTTTCTGAAAAAGGAGTTTGCCGACCTAGGGTACACCTACTCGCGCAAAACGCTGTGCACGGTGCGCCTCAGCCGCTCGCTGATACCCGGCCAGCCCAGCTACAGCCTGGGCAAGCTGTGCGCCAACATCGGTATTGAGCTGAACAACCGGCACCGCGCCTTCGGCGATGCCGAGGCCACCGCCATTTTGTTCGACCGCCTGCTGAAGATCAGCCAGGTGGCCGAAGCGCCCGGTTACGAGGCTGCCGCGCCGGCCGATAAGCTGGCCGCCGTGGATGCCGCCGCCCCGAGCGGCCGCCCGCAAAAGCAGCCCGCCCCGCGCAAGGTGGCGGCCGTGCAGCAGGCCATCCGAACGGCGTTGCTGCCGCCGCTTATCACCCCCGAAAAAGTTGCCTCGCTGCCGCAGGAGGCCGGCGTGTACTACTTCCACGACGAGCACGGCGAGGTGATTTACGTGGGCAAAAGCATCAACATCTACAAGCGCATTCAGCAGCACTTCGCCGTCGATTACAAGTCGCGCAAATCGTTGGAGTTTAAGAACTCCATTGCCGACATCACCTGGGAGCTGACGGGCTCGGAGCTGGTGGCTTTGCTGCACGAGTCGGCGGAGATTAAGCGCCTGAAACCGCAGTACAACCGGGCCCAGCGCCGCTCGGTGTTTCCGGCGGGCATTTACCTGCGCGTGGACGAGAACGGCTACAAGCGCCTGTACTACGGCCGCGCCGACGCCCGCAACAGCGAAATTCCCATTATTGCCCTAGGCAACCAGTTTAAGGCCAAGGGTTTCTTGTACCACAAGGTGGCCAAGTACAACCTGTGCCAGAAGATGTGCGACCTGTACAAAACCACCAGCTCGTGCTTCGACTTTCAGGTGCACCGCTGCAAAGGCGCGTGCGTGGGCCTGGAGCCGCCCGAAGAGTATAACGCCCGCGTGGATGAGGCCATCGAGAGCATCACCTACGAGCACCAGACTTTCGTGATTATCGGGCAGGGGCGGCGCGCCGGCGAGCGGTCGGTGGTGGTCATCGAGCACGGCCGCTACCTAGGGTTCGGCTACATCGACGAGACGTTTACCGCCCGGCGCTTCGAGGCGTTCAAGGATGTGATCAAGTCGCAGGTGGACAACAAAGACGTGCAGCAGATCATCAGGCAATACATGCGCTCCAAGCACAAGGATAAGGTGAAGGTGTTTGCCTAG